GCTGCGGTCGCTGGTCCAGACGGCGCACTCCCGGGGCGTCAAGGTGCTCATCTCGGTGGGCGGCTGGATGGATGGGAATGACTCGCCCTTCGAGCAGCTCGCCGCCAACGCGAGCACGCGCACGGCCTTCGTCAACAACGTGGTGGCCTTCGTGGAGCAGGCCGGGCTGGACGGCGCCGACATCGACTGGGAGTGGCCGGAGGCCGGGGCCTCGGCCAACAACTTCGGGTTGTTGATGCGCGAGCTGGGCGTCGCGCTCCACGCCCGCGGCAAGCTGCTCACCGCGGCGGTCCTGGCCGTCGGCGGCGAGGGCATCCCCACGTCCTCCTTCAGCGACGTGGATTTCCTCAACATCATGGCCTACGACGCCGGCTATCCCCACTCGACGTATGACCTCGCCGTCCAATCGCTCAATTACTGGCTCGGGCGCGGTCTCCCCAAGGCGAAGGCGGTGCTGGGCGTGCCGTTCTACGGCCGCTCCCCGTCGGGCGCCTATACATATGCCCAGCTCGTCGCGCAGGACTCGCAGGCGCCCTACAAGGACAACGTCGGCGACGTCTATTACAACGGAATCTCCACCATCCAGGCCAAGGCCCGGCTGGCGCTTCAGCAGGGCGGCGGTGTGATGATCTGGGAGCTCTCCCAGGACACCACCACCGCGACCTCGCTGCTGCTCGCCATCTACCAGGTGGTCGGTGGCGGTTCCTCCAACCAGCCTCCAGCCGTGAGCCTCACCTCGCCCGCCAACGGGACGTCCTTCACCGCTGGCAGCACCATCACCGTCAGCGCCAACGCCTCCGACGCGGACGGCTCCATCTCCAAGGTGGAGTTCTTCGCGGGCGGCACCAAGATTGGCGAGGACACCACCGCGCCGTACAGCATCTCCTGGGCGAACGTGGCGGCCGGGAGCTACTCGCTGACGGCCCGCGCCACGGACAACGGCGCCGCCAACACCACCTCCGCCGCGGTCTCCATCTCCGTCACCGGCACGGGGGGCGGCTCCTGCGCCGGCGTGGCCGCGTGGAGCGCCTCCAAGGTGTACGTGAAGGACGATCAGGCCACCTACGGCGGCAAACTGTGGCGCGCCAGGTGGTGGACCCAGAACGAGGTCCCCTCCGGCGCCGAGTGGGGTCCCTGGGCCCTGGTCACCAACTGCTGATGCAAGGGCCGTGGTGACTGTCAGCTGCTGAACGCGCTTGTCCGTTAGACGCACCGCGGCAAGCGCGGCAGCTGCGGTTCCCTGGGTTCTCGTCCACCGGGATGGTCTTGGTAGCGCTTGCACGATTGCGCCTCTCCAAGCAGGATTCGCGCCTTCCCAGGTTCAGCACCCGATCCAACTTCTACAGGGAGGCAGATTCTAGATGCGCTCTTCGTTCACACGTGTAGGTACCCCCGTAGCACTGGCCGCCCTGATGCTCCTGTCGTCGGCCTGCAAGAGTGAGAAGAAGGAGACGGCCGCGGGCGGTGAGACCGCCGCGAAGTCGGGAGTTGCCGCGGGCGGGAAGATCGCCCTGCTGCTTCCCGAGTCGAAGACCGCCCGGTACGAGTCTCATGACCGCGTGCACTTCGAGCGCAAGGTGAAGGAGCTGTGTGCCGAGTGTGAGATCATCTATAGCAACGCCGATCAGGACGCCTCCAAGCAGCAGAACCAGGCCGAGGCGGCGCTGACCAACGGGGCCAAGGTGCTGGTGCTGGATCCCGTGGACTCGGCCTCGGCGTCCGCCATCGTGACGCGCGCCCGGCAGTCCAAGATTCCGGTCATCAGCTACGACCGCCTGATCGTCAACGCGGACGTGGACTACTACATCTCGTTCGACAACGAGAAGGTGGGCAAGCTCCAGGGCCAGGCGCTGGTCGACAAGCTGAAGGCGGACGGCAAGGGCAGCGGCACCATCGTGATGATCAACGGCTCGCCCACCGACAACAACGCGAAGCTCTTCAAGGCGGGCGCGCACTCGGTGATCGACGGCAGCGGCCTGCAGGTGGGTGCCGAGTACGACACCCCGGACTGGAGCCCGGACAAGGCCCAGCAGCAGATGGAGCAGGCGCTCACCTCGCTCGGCAAGGACAAGATCGTCGGCGTGTACGCGGCCAACGACGGCACCGCGGGTGGCGCGATCGCCGCCATGAAGGCCGCCGGTGTCTCGCCGCTCCCGCCCGTCACCGGTCAGGACGCCGAGCTGGCCGCCATCCAGCGCGTCCTCGCGGGTGAGCAGTTCATGACCGTCTACAAGGCCATCAAGCCGGAGGCGGAGACCGCCGCCGAGCTGGCCGTCACCCTGGTGCGCGGCGGCACGCCGGCCCCGGGCCTGGTCAACGGCAAGGTGAACAACGGCCAGAAGGACGTGCCGTCCATCCTGCTCAAGCCGGTGGCCGTGACGAAGGAGAACGTCAAGAGCACCATCGTCGCCGATGGGTTCTGGACCCCCGAGCAGCTGTGCGTCGGGGCTTACAAGGATGCCTGCGCCGTGGCGCAGATCCAGGCCCCCTGACGTTTCGAGGTTCTTCTGATGTCCCAGACCCCATTGCTATCGCTCCGAGGCATCTCCAAGCGCTTCGGGGCCGTCCAGGCGCTC
The sequence above is a segment of the Archangium lipolyticum genome. Coding sequences within it:
- a CDS encoding glycosyl hydrolase family 18 protein; translated protein: MRTAFQLKTLALGAAFLATLVACSGQPDAAAADEPVATLEERALSTKVIGYVPTWSGDINAIQYDKLTHINYAFVLPTAQGGLTGLSSGDARLRSLVQTAHSRGVKVLISVGGWMDGNDSPFEQLAANASTRTAFVNNVVAFVEQAGLDGADIDWEWPEAGASANNFGLLMRELGVALHARGKLLTAAVLAVGGEGIPTSSFSDVDFLNIMAYDAGYPHSTYDLAVQSLNYWLGRGLPKAKAVLGVPFYGRSPSGAYTYAQLVAQDSQAPYKDNVGDVYYNGISTIQAKARLALQQGGGVMIWELSQDTTTATSLLLAIYQVVGGGSSNQPPAVSLTSPANGTSFTAGSTITVSANASDADGSISKVEFFAGGTKIGEDTTAPYSISWANVAAGSYSLTARATDNGAANTTSAAVSISVTGTGGGSCAGVAAWSASKVYVKDDQATYGGKLWRARWWTQNEVPSGAEWGPWALVTNC
- a CDS encoding ABC transporter substrate-binding protein; the protein is MRSSFTRVGTPVALAALMLLSSACKSEKKETAAGGETAAKSGVAAGGKIALLLPESKTARYESHDRVHFERKVKELCAECEIIYSNADQDASKQQNQAEAALTNGAKVLVLDPVDSASASAIVTRARQSKIPVISYDRLIVNADVDYYISFDNEKVGKLQGQALVDKLKADGKGSGTIVMINGSPTDNNAKLFKAGAHSVIDGSGLQVGAEYDTPDWSPDKAQQQMEQALTSLGKDKIVGVYAANDGTAGGAIAAMKAAGVSPLPPVTGQDAELAAIQRVLAGEQFMTVYKAIKPEAETAAELAVTLVRGGTPAPGLVNGKVNNGQKDVPSILLKPVAVTKENVKSTIVADGFWTPEQLCVGAYKDACAVAQIQAP